Proteins encoded within one genomic window of Thermococcus celer Vu 13 = JCM 8558:
- the topA gene encoding DNA topoisomerase I: MVTLIIAEKPNVARKIAYALAEGKPVRKTIGKVPYYEFTRDGKRIIVAPAVGHLFSLAPKVKTYGYPIFDIEWVPVYVAEKGKAYAKDYIKALATLAKRADEFVVACDYDTEGEVIGYTVLKYACGVDPARAKRMKFSALTRKDLLKAWYNIEPTINFGMADAGIARHVLDWYWGVNLSRALTSAIKRASGKWMVLSTGRVQGPTLKFLVDREREIQNFKPTPYWVIRMLIEKNGEKYTANYERERILDEEEARRIVKEAKKGPAFVEKIEIKQQKRNPPVPFDLGTLQREAYSAFGYSPKKTLEIAQKLYEKGYCSYPRTSSQKLPRNLNFRSILQNLAKLQEYKPFAHELLGRERLKPVEGKKDDPAHPAIYPTGELPKAGELTKDEANLYDLVVRRFLALFMDPAVRETMKLIINSNSHRFILSGARTVKEGWLKVYGKYVKFDEVLLPAFKEGEPVKVLGIKREKKKTKPPARYSPAAVIKKMEDLGIGTKATRAQILETLYSRGYIEGKRKIKVTPLGMRVVEALEKNVPDIVSVELTRAFEEKMEDIMAGKAKRDEVIEESKEGLIRILRVFKEKELDIGRMLLETTGTGVTTSRSSAKKAGAVKELSEEEENAVRGAVDGKNDGEKRRKPLVLGKCPKCGGDLVVRYNRKTGKRFVGCSNWPKCDVTYPLLQRGEIIPTDKTCCGGAPVVRIRERGREYEVCVDMNCRDWKKDGNGKKGRKGMG, translated from the coding sequence ATGGTCACGCTCATCATCGCCGAGAAGCCCAACGTCGCGAGGAAGATAGCCTACGCCCTGGCCGAGGGTAAACCCGTGAGGAAGACCATCGGAAAGGTCCCCTACTACGAGTTCACCCGCGATGGGAAGAGGATAATCGTCGCTCCCGCCGTTGGCCATCTCTTCTCCCTCGCCCCGAAGGTCAAGACCTACGGCTACCCCATCTTCGATATAGAATGGGTGCCGGTTTACGTCGCAGAGAAGGGGAAGGCCTACGCCAAGGACTACATAAAAGCCTTAGCCACCCTCGCAAAGCGGGCCGACGAGTTCGTTGTTGCATGCGACTACGACACCGAGGGCGAGGTCATAGGATACACCGTCCTGAAGTACGCCTGCGGCGTTGACCCGGCGAGGGCGAAGCGCATGAAGTTCTCCGCTTTAACCAGGAAGGACCTGCTAAAGGCCTGGTACAACATCGAGCCGACGATAAACTTCGGGATGGCGGACGCGGGGATAGCGCGCCACGTTCTGGACTGGTACTGGGGCGTCAACCTCTCGAGGGCCCTGACATCTGCCATAAAGCGCGCCAGCGGGAAGTGGATGGTTCTCTCGACGGGAAGGGTTCAGGGGCCAACGTTGAAGTTCCTCGTGGACCGGGAGCGGGAGATCCAGAACTTCAAGCCCACCCCGTACTGGGTCATAAGGATGCTCATCGAGAAGAACGGGGAGAAGTACACCGCCAACTACGAGAGGGAGCGGATACTCGACGAGGAAGAGGCCAGGCGCATCGTCAAGGAGGCGAAGAAGGGCCCAGCTTTCGTGGAGAAAATCGAGATAAAACAGCAGAAGAGGAACCCACCCGTGCCCTTTGACCTCGGAACCCTGCAGAGGGAGGCCTACTCCGCCTTCGGCTACAGCCCGAAGAAGACGCTGGAGATAGCCCAGAAGCTCTACGAGAAGGGTTACTGCTCCTATCCCCGCACCTCGTCGCAGAAGCTCCCCAGGAACCTGAACTTCCGCTCCATACTCCAGAATCTCGCCAAGTTGCAGGAGTACAAGCCCTTCGCCCACGAGCTCCTTGGCAGGGAAAGGCTCAAGCCGGTCGAGGGTAAGAAGGACGACCCGGCCCATCCGGCCATCTATCCAACTGGAGAACTCCCCAAGGCAGGAGAGCTCACTAAGGACGAGGCCAACCTCTACGACCTCGTGGTCAGGCGTTTCTTAGCACTCTTCATGGACCCCGCCGTCAGGGAGACGATGAAGCTCATCATCAACTCCAACTCTCACCGTTTCATTCTGAGCGGGGCGAGAACGGTCAAGGAGGGCTGGCTGAAGGTCTACGGGAAGTACGTCAAGTTCGACGAGGTTCTCCTGCCGGCTTTTAAGGAAGGAGAGCCGGTGAAGGTTCTCGGGATAAAGCGCGAGAAGAAGAAAACGAAGCCGCCCGCTCGCTATTCGCCCGCCGCGGTCATAAAAAAGATGGAAGACCTCGGGATAGGCACCAAGGCCACGCGCGCCCAGATACTTGAAACCCTCTACAGCAGGGGCTACATCGAGGGAAAGCGGAAGATAAAGGTCACCCCCCTCGGAATGCGCGTCGTGGAAGCTCTCGAGAAGAACGTTCCGGACATAGTCAGCGTCGAGCTGACGAGGGCCTTCGAGGAGAAGATGGAGGACATAATGGCCGGGAAGGCCAAGAGGGATGAGGTCATCGAGGAGAGCAAGGAGGGGCTTATCAGAATCCTGAGGGTCTTCAAGGAGAAGGAGCTCGATATAGGCCGGATGCTCCTCGAGACCACCGGAACCGGCGTGACCACATCAAGATCTTCGGCTAAAAAAGCCGGAGCGGTGAAGGAGCTGAGCGAAGAGGAGGAGAACGCGGTTAGGGGGGCCGTCGATGGGAAAAACGACGGGGAGAAACGCAGAAAACCCCTCGTCCTCGGCAAGTGCCCCAAGTGCGGCGGCGACCTCGTGGTGCGCTACAACAGAAAAACGGGCAAGCGCTTCGTCGGGTGCTCCAACTGGCCGAAGTGCGACGTCACCTACCCCCTCCTCCAGCGCGGCGAGATAATCCCGACGGATAAGACATGCTGTGGCGGTGCGCCGGTGGTCAGGATACGCGAGAGGGGAAGGGAGTACGAGGTATGCGTGGACATGAACTGCAGGGACTGGAAGAAGGACGGGAACGGCAAAAAGGGCAGAAAAGGAATGGGATGA